In the Chroococcidiopsis sp. SAG 2025 genome, one interval contains:
- a CDS encoding YaaW family protein has protein sequence MDELRAALELATEEELQHLTQLLFRRKFNPLDYVHTPEPIDVQSLDREAWLDTLEERFRYLAADGMTVLRGDTNKFTYRQALIQVCRYLKISYSTALSTTDLEVEVFLNLLGRTWKRLPASEKQQLTARVQRSLAASSPSQPLPLTIQKDPMSLLVKGGSAIAVSSIIQPILLKQIAQQFALHFASYQMAKEAIVQGGAVAAAQFQNYVTLKTAQQGMAVSAARYGAVRGAFTFLGPIMWSWFLADLGWRAISTNYGRVIPAIFALAQIRLTRAECWEMA, from the coding sequence TTGGATGAACTGAGAGCGGCATTGGAACTAGCTACGGAAGAAGAATTACAGCATTTAACCCAACTGTTATTTCGCCGTAAGTTTAATCCCCTAGATTACGTTCACACTCCCGAACCGATTGATGTCCAAAGCTTAGATAGGGAAGCGTGGTTAGATACGCTAGAAGAACGATTCCGCTATTTAGCTGCCGATGGAATGACTGTGTTGCGTGGAGACACGAACAAATTTACCTACAGACAAGCTCTAATTCAAGTTTGTCGCTATCTCAAAATTTCTTACTCCACGGCGCTGAGTACCACCGATTTAGAGGTAGAAGTCTTTTTAAATCTCTTAGGACGGACGTGGAAGCGTCTACCTGCCTCAGAAAAGCAACAACTGACAGCTCGGGTACAGCGATCGCTAGCAGCATCTTCCCCATCACAACCGCTACCGCTAACCATACAAAAAGATCCGATGTCTTTGCTGGTCAAAGGTGGTAGTGCGATCGCCGTTAGCTCGATTATCCAACCAATACTGCTCAAACAGATCGCCCAGCAATTTGCTTTGCATTTTGCCAGCTATCAAATGGCAAAAGAAGCTATTGTCCAAGGTGGTGCAGTTGCAGCAGCTCAGTTTCAAAATTACGTCACGCTGAAAACAGCCCAGCAAGGTATGGCTGTAAGTGCAGCTAGGTATGGAGCAGTCAGGGGAGCATTTACCTTTCTAGGACCGATTATGTGGTCGTGGTTTCTCGCCGATTTGGGTTGGAGGGCAATCTCAACCAATTACGGTCGCGTTATTCCAGCAATCTTTGCTCTAGCGCAAATTCGCCTCACTCGTGCTGAATGTTGGGAAATGGCATAA
- the urtA gene encoding urea ABC transporter substrate-binding protein, with the protein MTTQFNRRKFLLYGSATLGTSILLKACANSPTTESSPNGTASPSAANVSTAAASGDGIKVGVLHSLSGTMAISEKSVVDAEMLAIDEINAAGGVLGKKIIPITEDGASNWDTFREKANKLIDEDNVVAVFGCWTSASRKNVLEVFESKDHMLWYPVQYEGQECSKNIFYTGAAPNQQIEPSVDWLLQNKGKEFFLVGSDYVFPRTANTVIKAQLVAKGGKVVGEDYLPLGNTEVTPIITKIRQALPNGGIIYNTLNGDSNVAFFKQLQGAGMGPDKYPSMSVSIAEEEVRAIGPDYLKGHYAAWNYFQTVESAANQKFVEAFKKKYGEDRVTNDPMEAAYIAVYLWKQAVEKAGTADDLAKVRAAAYGQTLDAPEGKITLNKNHHISKVVRIGEVRDDGLFEIVYSTDKAVAPLPWNQFVKETKGYSCDWSDPNKGGKYKSA; encoded by the coding sequence ATGACAACACAATTTAATCGGCGGAAGTTTTTACTGTACGGTTCTGCCACTTTGGGAACCAGTATTTTATTAAAAGCTTGTGCAAATTCGCCTACGACTGAATCAAGTCCCAATGGAACTGCATCGCCATCAGCTGCCAATGTCAGCACGGCTGCTGCTAGTGGAGATGGCATTAAGGTGGGTGTTCTGCACTCTCTTAGCGGTACGATGGCAATTAGTGAAAAGAGTGTCGTAGACGCAGAAATGCTGGCAATTGACGAGATCAATGCTGCTGGTGGCGTGTTAGGAAAGAAAATTATTCCAATTACTGAAGACGGTGCTTCCAACTGGGATACTTTCAGAGAAAAAGCCAACAAGTTAATCGACGAAGATAACGTTGTTGCAGTATTTGGCTGTTGGACTTCTGCTAGCCGCAAGAACGTGTTAGAAGTATTTGAATCTAAAGATCACATGCTCTGGTATCCAGTGCAGTACGAAGGACAAGAGTGTTCTAAAAATATTTTCTACACTGGTGCAGCCCCCAACCAACAAATCGAACCATCAGTAGATTGGCTGCTGCAAAATAAAGGGAAAGAATTCTTTTTAGTCGGTTCCGATTACGTTTTTCCTCGGACTGCAAACACCGTTATTAAAGCGCAATTAGTAGCAAAAGGTGGTAAGGTTGTTGGTGAAGACTATCTACCACTTGGCAACACAGAAGTTACCCCAATTATTACCAAAATTCGGCAAGCTTTACCTAATGGTGGTATCATCTACAACACGTTGAATGGAGACAGCAACGTAGCTTTCTTCAAACAATTGCAAGGCGCTGGCATGGGTCCAGATAAGTATCCTTCCATGTCTGTGAGTATTGCGGAAGAGGAAGTCAGAGCAATAGGTCCAGATTATTTGAAAGGTCACTACGCCGCTTGGAATTATTTCCAAACAGTTGAGTCTGCTGCTAATCAGAAATTTGTCGAAGCCTTTAAGAAGAAATATGGCGAAGATAGAGTGACCAATGACCCAATGGAAGCTGCATATATCGCGGTTTACCTGTGGAAACAAGCAGTAGAAAAAGCTGGTACGGCTGACGATTTAGCTAAAGTCAGAGCTGCTGCCTACGGACAAACCCTCGATGCACCAGAAGGTAAAATCACTCTAAATAAGAATCATCATATCTCTAAAGTTGTCCGAATTGGTGAAGTGAGAGACGATGGTTTGTTTGAAATCGTTTACTCTACTGATAAGGCAGTTGCACCGCTTCCCTGGAATCAATTTGTTAAAGAAACTAAGGGATATAGCTGCGATTGGTCAGATCCCAACAAAGGCGGAAAATACAAGTCAGCTTAA
- a CDS encoding NAD(P)/FAD-dependent oxidoreductase, with product MYDIAIIGAGMAGLACAQQLHQAGYNVLILEKSRGLGGRIATRRLHDTLADHGTCYLKPKGELMQQFVQLLCDRHILQVWTDNSEFCRDAQQYAPTKSEFRYVAPAGMNAIAKFLGQGLQIWRSQRVEAIAFHNSYWQLSLESARPEATANRWSEVIAKAVVFAIPAPQALAILEPLTELSTVATLCDRLRSVEFNPCLSVMAGYSSQLEPQPDWQAVSFVDNPVLAWVGWDSSKRVEKTGNYEVFVVQSSADFARRYLETSDLQAAGYELLAKASECLLLWLAKPEWIQVHRWRYAFPSRPLVQSYLSTETELPLVCCGDWCGGNFVEGAMHSGIAAATEINRQMEGRSLPGSNFLQAIALG from the coding sequence ATGTACGACATTGCGATAATTGGCGCTGGAATGGCTGGTTTGGCTTGCGCTCAGCAGTTGCACCAAGCTGGATACAACGTGCTAATTTTAGAAAAATCGCGGGGGTTGGGAGGCAGAATTGCCACGCGCCGCTTGCACGATACTCTTGCCGATCACGGGACTTGTTACTTAAAACCAAAAGGCGAGTTAATGCAGCAATTTGTCCAATTGTTATGCGATCGCCATATTCTTCAAGTCTGGACAGATAATTCCGAATTTTGTAGGGACGCACAGCAGTATGCCCCTACGAAGTCTGAATTCCGTTATGTTGCTCCTGCGGGAATGAATGCGATCGCGAAGTTTTTAGGACAAGGTTTACAAATTTGGCGTTCTCAAAGGGTAGAGGCGATCGCTTTTCATAATTCTTATTGGCAGCTATCTCTAGAATCTGCTCGTCCTGAAGCTACAGCTAACCGATGGTCAGAAGTCATAGCTAAAGCTGTTGTTTTTGCGATTCCCGCACCGCAAGCTTTAGCAATATTGGAGCCATTAACCGAGCTTTCTACTGTTGCTACGTTGTGCGATCGACTGCGTTCTGTAGAATTTAATCCGTGTTTGAGTGTCATGGCTGGATATTCATCTCAATTGGAACCACAACCAGATTGGCAAGCAGTGAGTTTTGTTGACAATCCCGTCCTCGCCTGGGTTGGTTGGGATAGTAGCAAACGAGTCGAAAAAACTGGTAATTACGAAGTTTTTGTCGTGCAAAGTAGTGCGGATTTTGCTCGGCGTTATTTAGAAACTTCCGATTTACAAGCTGCTGGTTACGAGTTATTAGCAAAAGCCTCTGAATGTTTGCTTCTTTGGTTAGCAAAACCGGAATGGATACAAGTTCATCGCTGGCGCTACGCTTTCCCCAGTCGTCCTTTAGTGCAATCTTATTTATCTACTGAAACTGAATTACCTTTAGTTTGTTGCGGTGATTGGTGTGGCGGAAATTTTGTCGAGGGGGCAATGCATTCCGGTATAGCAGCAGCGACAGAGATTAATCGTCAAATGGAGGGGCGATCGCTCCCTGGATCTAACTTTTTACAGGCGATCGCTCTAGGATAA
- the urtE gene encoding urea ABC transporter ATP-binding subunit UrtE, whose amino-acid sequence MNPTTGAIASSFDASAAQKPVLQVAGLNVYYGESHILRNVDISVPEGQMVCLIGRNGVGKTTLLKTIMGLIKPRSGAVTFAGQPITLKSPDKRAKLGIGYVPQGREIIPRLTVEENLLLGFEALPQGRKGDRKIPDRIFSLFPVLKTMRSRMGGDLSGGQQQQLAIARALMGNPRLLVLDEPTEGIQPSIILEIEATIRDIIATTGISVLLVEQHLHFVRQANRYYAMQKGGIVASGTTSELSQDVIQRFLAV is encoded by the coding sequence ATGAATCCTACTACAGGCGCGATCGCCTCATCATTCGATGCTTCTGCTGCCCAAAAACCAGTGTTACAAGTTGCTGGATTAAATGTCTATTATGGCGAAAGTCATATTTTACGCAACGTAGATATTAGCGTCCCAGAAGGACAAATGGTTTGTCTGATCGGGCGCAACGGTGTGGGAAAAACGACGCTGCTAAAAACAATTATGGGGTTAATTAAACCTCGTAGCGGCGCAGTGACTTTTGCCGGACAGCCGATAACTTTGAAGTCTCCAGATAAACGAGCAAAATTAGGAATTGGTTACGTTCCTCAAGGGCGAGAAATTATTCCTCGCTTAACAGTAGAAGAAAATTTATTACTAGGTTTTGAAGCCCTACCCCAAGGTAGAAAGGGCGATCGAAAGATTCCCGATCGCATTTTTTCCTTGTTTCCCGTCTTGAAAACAATGCGATCGCGGATGGGTGGTGACTTAAGCGGCGGACAACAGCAACAACTCGCGATCGCCCGTGCCTTAATGGGAAATCCCCGTCTACTCGTACTAGACGAACCGACTGAGGGGATTCAACCTTCAATTATTTTAGAAATAGAGGCAACAATTCGTGACATTATCGCCACTACTGGAATTTCCGTTCTGTTGGTAGAACAACACCTACATTTTGTCCGCCAAGCTAACCGTTACTATGCGATGCAAAAAGGTGGAATTGTCGCATCTGGTACTACCAGCGAACTCAGTCAGGATGTCATTCAGCGATTTTTGGCAGTCTAG
- the kaiB gene encoding circadian clock protein KaiB, whose translation MNAPKKTYVLKLYVAGNTTNSIRALRTLRNILEQEFQGVYALKVIDVLKSPQLAEEDKILATPTLSKILPPPVRKIIGDLSDREKVLIGLDLLYEELVEAEALE comes from the coding sequence ATGAACGCGCCTAAAAAAACTTATGTTCTAAAGCTGTATGTAGCTGGGAATACTACTAACTCTATTCGGGCATTAAGAACGCTCAGAAACATCCTAGAACAAGAATTTCAAGGAGTCTATGCCCTGAAAGTAATTGATGTGCTGAAAAGCCCTCAACTGGCAGAGGAAGATAAAATTTTAGCTACGCCAACGCTCTCGAAAATCTTGCCTCCGCCTGTACGGAAAATCATCGGAGATCTTTCCGATCGAGAAAAAGTTTTAATTGGCTTGGATTTACTCTATGAAGAACTCGTTGAGGCAGAGGCACTTGAGTAG
- the urtC gene encoding urea ABC transporter permease subunit UrtC: MTNNQLAIGRRGLVRGKKRSLLIEAGIIGAIAILLIFIIPALISPFRLNLLGRFLSLAIVALGIDLIWGYTGLLSLGHGIFFGLGGYAIGMHLKLQVPQGELPDFMGLYGVTELPWFWHPFQAFPFASAAVVLIPGILAALLGYLVFRNRIRGVYFSILTQAATIVFFNFFNGQQKLFNGTNGLVNFKTLLGAAVGARPTRFSFYVLTVLLLIATYALCRWLTSGRFGRLLVAIRDDESRVRFSGYDPTEFKVLVFAISGAIAGIAGAMYTLQSGSVSPRAMDVAFSIEMVIWVAIGGRGSLVGAVVGALLVNYARSFFSEQFAEIWLFFQGALFLIVVTVLPDGIVGWLRSSDLLRLGHRRQLSTYPEIEVNPEVQSERQEIETRSEE; encoded by the coding sequence ATGACAAATAACCAATTAGCGATCGGAAGACGAGGTTTAGTGCGAGGTAAGAAGCGATCGCTCTTAATTGAAGCAGGTATAATCGGCGCGATCGCTATCTTATTAATTTTTATCATTCCAGCTTTAATTTCCCCATTTCGCCTCAATTTGTTAGGACGATTTTTATCTCTGGCAATTGTCGCTTTGGGCATAGATTTGATCTGGGGATACACGGGGTTGCTCAGTTTAGGTCACGGTATCTTTTTTGGTTTGGGTGGATACGCGATTGGAATGCATTTGAAACTCCAAGTCCCCCAAGGCGAACTTCCCGATTTTATGGGACTTTACGGCGTGACCGAACTACCTTGGTTTTGGCATCCATTTCAAGCTTTTCCCTTTGCTTCGGCTGCTGTCGTACTGATTCCTGGGATCTTGGCTGCCTTGTTAGGCTATTTGGTCTTTCGCAATCGCATTCGTGGCGTTTATTTTTCGATCTTGACTCAAGCAGCAACCATCGTTTTTTTCAACTTTTTTAACGGGCAGCAAAAACTATTTAACGGTACGAACGGACTAGTTAACTTCAAAACTCTTTTGGGCGCAGCAGTAGGAGCGCGACCGACGCGATTTAGCTTTTACGTCCTCACGGTGCTGTTACTCATTGCTACCTATGCCTTGTGTCGCTGGTTAACGAGCGGACGCTTCGGACGGCTGCTGGTAGCGATTCGGGATGATGAGAGTCGAGTCCGCTTTTCCGGTTACGACCCGACAGAATTTAAAGTGCTAGTCTTCGCAATTTCAGGGGCGATCGCGGGGATTGCTGGGGCAATGTATACTCTCCAAAGCGGCTCTGTGTCTCCAAGAGCGATGGATGTTGCCTTCTCAATTGAAATGGTAATTTGGGTAGCAATTGGCGGACGTGGCAGCTTGGTAGGCGCAGTTGTAGGGGCATTGCTCGTCAACTATGCCAGAAGTTTTTTCAGCGAACAATTTGCCGAGATCTGGCTATTTTTCCAAGGGGCGCTATTTTTAATCGTTGTGACCGTGCTACCCGATGGTATTGTCGGTTGGTTGCGTAGTTCTGACTTGTTACGGCTAGGTCATCGTCGGCAGCTATCAACTTATCCTGAAATTGAAGTCAATCCAGAAGTGCAAAGCGAACGGCAGGAGATAGAGACGAGGAGTGAGGAGTGA
- the urtD gene encoding urea ABC transporter ATP-binding protein UrtD gives MGEKILEIEDVTVSFDGFKALKNLNFSLDKGELRVIIGPNGAGKTTFLDVITGKTKPTQGRVLFKGKNLRSLKEHQIARLGIGRKFQTPRVYLNLTPRENLELTCNQQKKLWSTLFGKPKSAERQTVSGLLETIGLTANADIPASKLSHGEKQRLEIGMLVAQSPDLLLVDEPVAGLTDEETENVGNLLLALAQSHSIMVIEHDMEFVRQIARKVTVLHQGSVLCEGNIDEVQNDSRVIEVYLGQEVEHKQGAGSRE, from the coding sequence GTGGGCGAAAAAATTTTAGAAATAGAAGATGTTACGGTCAGCTTTGACGGATTTAAGGCACTAAAAAACCTTAATTTTAGTTTAGATAAAGGTGAATTAAGAGTTATTATTGGTCCTAATGGAGCAGGAAAAACAACATTTTTGGACGTGATTACAGGGAAGACAAAACCAACTCAAGGACGGGTATTGTTCAAAGGAAAAAACTTGCGATCGCTCAAAGAACATCAAATTGCCCGCCTGGGTATCGGTCGCAAATTTCAAACGCCTAGAGTATATCTCAACTTAACTCCGCGAGAAAATTTAGAACTCACTTGCAATCAACAAAAAAAGCTTTGGTCAACTTTATTTGGTAAACCTAAGAGTGCGGAACGCCAAACCGTATCTGGGTTATTAGAAACAATTGGACTCACTGCAAATGCAGATATACCTGCGTCAAAACTATCCCACGGGGAAAAACAGCGTTTAGAAATTGGAATGCTTGTAGCGCAATCACCAGATTTATTATTAGTTGACGAACCCGTGGCAGGTTTAACCGATGAAGAAACCGAAAATGTAGGGAATTTACTATTAGCGTTGGCTCAAAGTCATTCCATTATGGTAATCGAACATGATATGGAATTCGTGCGTCAGATTGCGCGTAAGGTAACAGTATTGCATCAAGGTTCGGTACTGTGTGAAGGTAACATTGACGAAGTTCAAAACGATTCTCGCGTGATTGAAGTGTACCTGGGACAAGAAGTAGAACACAAACAGGGAGCAGGGAGCAGGGAGTAG
- the kaiC gene encoding circadian clock protein KaiC → MSEITSSGKQNKISPNGTGVQKIRTMIEGFDDISHGGLPLGRTTLFSGTSGTGKTLFSVQFLYNGILFFDEPGVFVTFEESPSDIIKNAYSFGWNLPKLIEEGKLFILDASPDPEGQEVIGNFDLSALIERLQYAINKYKAKRVAIDSITAVFQQYEAASVVRREIFRLVARLKQIGVTTIITTERTEEYGAIASFGVEEFVADNVAIVRNVLEGERRRRTMEILKLRGTTHMKGEYPFTITNDGINIFPLGAMRLTQRSSNVRVSSGVKTLDEMCGGGFFKDSIILATGATGTGKTLLVSKFLENGCRSGERAILFAYEESRAQLSRNAYSWGIDFEDLEKKGLLKIICAYPESAGLEDHLQIIKSEIAEFKPARVAIDSLSALARGVSNNAFRQFVIGVTGFAKQEEITGFFTNTTDQFMGAHSITESHISTITDTILLLQYVEIRGQMSRAINVFKMRGSWHDNGIREYTISADGPEITDSFSNYEGIISGSPSRVSTDEKAELSRIVKGFQGSEP, encoded by the coding sequence ATGAGCGAAATCACTTCCAGCGGTAAGCAAAATAAGATTAGCCCAAATGGGACAGGCGTGCAAAAGATTCGCACCATGATTGAGGGGTTTGACGATATCAGTCATGGTGGTTTACCACTAGGGAGAACCACTCTATTTAGCGGGACTTCGGGGACTGGTAAAACTTTATTTTCCGTACAATTCTTGTACAATGGAATACTTTTTTTTGACGAGCCAGGTGTATTCGTTACTTTTGAAGAGTCTCCCAGCGATATTATTAAAAACGCCTACAGTTTTGGCTGGAACTTACCAAAACTCATTGAGGAAGGCAAGCTGTTTATTTTAGACGCTTCGCCCGATCCAGAGGGACAAGAGGTCATTGGGAACTTCGATTTATCGGCGTTGATCGAGCGATTGCAATACGCTATCAATAAATATAAGGCAAAAAGGGTAGCGATCGACTCGATCACGGCAGTTTTTCAACAATATGAAGCGGCTTCTGTCGTTCGGCGGGAAATTTTTCGCTTGGTTGCCAGACTCAAGCAGATTGGCGTAACCACGATAATTACAACCGAACGCACCGAAGAATATGGCGCGATCGCCTCTTTTGGTGTAGAAGAGTTTGTCGCTGACAACGTGGCGATCGTGCGTAACGTTTTGGAAGGGGAACGTCGCCGCCGCACGATGGAGATTTTAAAGCTGCGTGGCACGACGCATATGAAAGGAGAATATCCGTTCACGATCACCAACGACGGAATTAATATCTTTCCCTTGGGTGCAATGCGTTTAACGCAGCGTTCTTCTAACGTGCGTGTCTCCTCCGGCGTGAAGACTTTGGATGAAATGTGCGGCGGTGGTTTCTTTAAAGATTCGATTATTTTAGCAACGGGGGCTACTGGTACAGGTAAGACGTTACTCGTCAGTAAGTTTCTCGAAAATGGCTGTCGCAGCGGCGAACGAGCAATTTTATTTGCCTACGAAGAATCTCGCGCTCAATTGTCACGCAATGCTTATTCTTGGGGAATTGACTTTGAAGACTTAGAGAAAAAAGGACTGTTAAAGATTATCTGTGCTTATCCTGAATCGGCAGGATTGGAAGACCATTTACAGATTATTAAATCAGAAATTGCTGAATTTAAACCAGCTAGAGTGGCGATCGACTCGCTTTCAGCGTTAGCAAGAGGAGTTAGCAACAATGCCTTTCGACAATTCGTCATTGGCGTAACTGGTTTTGCTAAACAAGAAGAGATCACGGGTTTTTTCACCAATACTACCGATCAGTTCATGGGAGCGCATTCAATCACAGAATCCCATATTTCTACAATTACAGACACGATTTTATTACTGCAATACGTAGAAATTCGCGGGCAAATGTCGCGGGCAATTAACGTGTTTAAGATGCGCGGTTCCTGGCACGATAATGGGATTCGCGAGTATACAATTAGTGCTGACGGTCCTGAAATTACCGATTCCTTTAGTAACTACGAGGGAATCATCAGCGGCTCTCCCAGTCGCGTTAGTACAGATGAAAAAGCAGAGTTATCGCGAATTGTCAAGGGATTTCAAGGTAGCGAACCATAG
- a CDS encoding O-antigen ligase family protein has protein sequence MTLKDQRLHNAWNCIQLGLLLFPLLPLVGAIALLWAQFVIWRRQYRTIFHRRLNWVLILLSGWLVVMSLFAYYRQDAWLGLFNFVPFFSLFVTFSVLLQTPAQLRRLAQILVFTSVPIAIAGFGQLYWGWATPKAWHDILVALGCAIAPQGNPPGRMTSIFMYTNVLGAYLAIAFILSLGLWIESFLEKSKVKSQNSKLFYPSPLTPRSSPLITQILLGAIVLGNLAALILTNSRNAWAIAAIAAIAFAVYQGWHWLLVGVSAIATAIFGAAFSPPPLQQWLRLIVPAYFWQRLTDQLYVRPEATLRTTQWRFAWNLTQQRPWTGWGLRNFQPLYMAQTQTWMGHPHNLFLMLTAEIGLPATIVFCAWIGWILFQSIQFLVKRPSLYAQSKEPPNSRLPLSHSRLPYNSDRLIVFTYLVAVCACLLFNTTDVTIFDARLNTLFWILLAAIAGVTQRRQQQVLPSD, from the coding sequence ATGACTCTTAAAGACCAACGCTTACACAATGCTTGGAACTGCATCCAATTAGGGCTGTTACTGTTTCCGTTACTACCTTTGGTAGGGGCGATCGCTTTGCTCTGGGCGCAATTTGTTATTTGGCGACGACAGTACCGCACGATTTTCCACAGGCGACTCAATTGGGTACTGATACTTTTAAGTGGATGGTTGGTGGTCATGAGTCTGTTCGCTTATTATCGCCAGGATGCTTGGTTGGGTTTATTTAATTTCGTGCCATTTTTTAGCTTATTTGTAACTTTTAGCGTCTTGTTACAAACACCAGCTCAGCTCAGGCGATTAGCACAAATATTAGTATTCACATCCGTACCGATCGCGATCGCGGGCTTCGGTCAACTATATTGGGGCTGGGCAACTCCGAAAGCGTGGCACGATATTTTAGTGGCACTGGGTTGCGCGATCGCACCTCAAGGTAATCCGCCTGGTCGGATGACTTCTATTTTCATGTATACCAACGTCCTTGGTGCTTACTTAGCGATCGCTTTTATTCTCTCGTTGGGATTGTGGATTGAAAGCTTTTTGGAAAAGTCAAAAGTTAAAAGTCAAAATTCAAAACTATTTTATCCCTCACCTCTCACTCCTCGCTCCTCACCCCTTATCACTCAAATCTTACTAGGTGCAATTGTACTGGGCAATTTGGCAGCTTTGATTTTGACGAATTCTCGCAATGCTTGGGCGATCGCGGCGATCGCGGCGATTGCTTTTGCGGTGTATCAGGGTTGGCATTGGTTGCTGGTGGGAGTAAGTGCGATCGCGACGGCTATTTTTGGCGCAGCTTTTTCACCTCCACCCCTGCAACAATGGCTGCGGCTTATCGTTCCCGCTTACTTTTGGCAGAGGTTAACAGACCAACTCTACGTTCGTCCAGAGGCGACGCTGAGAACGACACAGTGGCGGTTTGCCTGGAATTTGACCCAACAGCGTCCTTGGACGGGTTGGGGATTGCGGAATTTTCAGCCTCTCTACATGGCACAAACGCAAACTTGGATGGGTCATCCACACAATCTATTTCTGATGCTGACAGCGGAAATTGGTCTTCCAGCAACCATCGTTTTTTGTGCTTGGATCGGCTGGATTTTGTTTCAATCGATTCAATTCTTAGTAAAGAGACCGAGCTTGTATGCTCAGAGTAAGGAACCTCCCAACTCCCGACTCCCACTCTCCCACTCCCGACTCCCGTACAACAGCGATCGCCTCATTGTTTTCACTTATCTAGTGGCTGTTTGTGCTTGTCTGCTTTTTAACACCACAGATGTCACTATATTTGATGCTCGTCTCAACACTCTATTCTGGATTTTGTTGGCAGCGATCGCTGGAGTTACACAGCGCCGCCAACAGCAGGTTCTACCTTCAGACTGA
- the urtB gene encoding urea ABC transporter permease subunit UrtB, which translates to MLIGLFDGLFNGISIGSVLLISALGLAIVFGLMGVINLAHGELMMLGAYTTFVVQAGFKKLGEPWFDFYIFFALILAFLVAAGVGVILERGVIRYLYGRPLETLLATWGVSLILQQFVRSVNWVLAIGIVLFCLLFFGSLWIVQRRSDFDRIRNWFVLVMLPLSLGIAIAVGNILSQTYKLAVNQPWFGAQNVDVSAPRWLRGGLPVGGFQLPYARLFIIALTIICVIGVYQFLQRTAWGLRIRAVTQNRSMSSCLGIPTQKVDALTFAIGSGLAGVAGCAISYLGSVGPNTGQNYIVDTFMVVVVGGVGKLVGTIVAALAIGTVNYLVGSGTLAILTAPIPPLSEFFTFFATTSMAKVMVFALIIAFLQVRPGGIFPQKGRTVDA; encoded by the coding sequence GTGTTAATCGGATTATTTGACGGTTTATTTAACGGTATTAGTATCGGTTCCGTGCTATTGATTTCAGCACTAGGGCTAGCGATTGTATTTGGACTTATGGGTGTAATCAACTTGGCACATGGCGAGTTGATGATGCTAGGAGCATACACGACTTTTGTAGTCCAAGCAGGCTTTAAAAAATTGGGCGAACCTTGGTTTGATTTTTATATTTTTTTCGCTCTCATATTGGCTTTTTTAGTCGCTGCTGGGGTGGGAGTCATTTTAGAAAGAGGAGTCATTCGCTATCTTTATGGCAGACCGTTAGAAACCCTACTAGCAACTTGGGGCGTAAGTTTAATCTTGCAACAGTTCGTGCGCAGCGTGAATTGGGTGCTGGCAATTGGAATAGTTTTATTTTGTCTATTATTTTTCGGCAGTTTGTGGATCGTCCAGCGTCGTTCGGACTTCGATCGCATTCGTAATTGGTTTGTACTAGTGATGCTGCCTTTATCTTTAGGTATTGCGATCGCAGTTGGCAATATTTTGAGTCAAACTTACAAACTCGCAGTGAATCAACCTTGGTTTGGGGCGCAGAACGTGGATGTTTCCGCACCGAGATGGCTGCGTGGCGGTTTACCTGTAGGTGGGTTTCAATTGCCCTATGCCAGATTATTTATCATTGCGCTAACAATTATTTGCGTCATTGGAGTTTATCAATTCTTGCAACGCACTGCTTGGGGGTTGCGAATTCGTGCTGTAACGCAAAATCGTAGCATGAGTTCTTGCTTGGGCATTCCTACTCAAAAAGTTGATGCCCTTACATTTGCCATTGGTTCGGGACTAGCTGGGGTAGCTGGATGTGCGATTAGCTATCTCGGTTCTGTGGGACCAAATACAGGACAGAACTACATTGTCGATACATTTATGGTCGTGGTTGTCGGTGGTGTAGGTAAATTGGTCGGCACAATTGTAGCCGCATTAGCAATTGGTACGGTAAATTACCTAGTTGGTTCTGGAACTTTAGCAATCCTCACAGCACCCATCCCGCCTTTATCTGAGTTCTTTACCTTCTTTGCCACAACGAGTATGGCGAAAGTTATGGTATTTGCTTTAATTATTGCCTTTCTACAAGTGCGTCCAGGGGGGATTTTCCCACAGAAAGGACGGACTGTGGATGCTTAA